The following coding sequences are from one Parafrankia irregularis window:
- a CDS encoding SAF domain-containing protein has protein sequence MTAPSSVPRTAGAERGARHAGAAPAARLTGGPRRRRRLPYLLLGVVLVIGCATAGLLAGARVGSRAPVLVLARPVAVSHVLAAADIREARISADGLDTIPAGSKDTVLGRPVAYSLPSGTVLSRAAVGAAQVPPRGEAIAAVALKAGQFPTGLSAGSRVAVVVAPAASAVSTASADAARSWPATVVAVVAADTDQTTVVSLQLAEADARALAAAPARQVGVVTVNGTGG, from the coding sequence GTGACCGCCCCGTCATCCGTGCCACGTACCGCCGGCGCGGAGCGCGGCGCCCGACATGCCGGTGCGGCGCCGGCCGCGCGGTTGACCGGTGGTCCACGGCGGCGGCGCCGGCTGCCGTATCTGCTTCTCGGAGTGGTGCTCGTGATCGGCTGCGCCACCGCCGGTCTGCTCGCGGGCGCCCGGGTGGGGTCACGGGCACCGGTGCTGGTGCTGGCCCGTCCGGTCGCGGTGAGCCACGTCCTGGCGGCGGCCGACATACGGGAGGCGCGGATCTCCGCCGACGGCCTCGACACCATCCCGGCCGGGTCGAAGGACACCGTGCTGGGCCGGCCGGTGGCATACAGCCTTCCGTCGGGCACGGTGCTCAGCCGGGCGGCGGTGGGTGCCGCGCAGGTCCCGCCCCGGGGTGAGGCGATCGCGGCGGTGGCGTTGAAGGCCGGCCAGTTCCCCACCGGCCTGTCGGCCGGCTCGCGGGTGGCCGTGGTCGTCGCTCCCGCGGCCAGCGCGGTGTCGACCGCGTCCGCCGATGCCGCCCGGTCGTGGCCGGCGACAGTCGTGGCCGTGGTAGCGGCGGACACCGATCAGACGACGGTGGTGTCGCTCCAGCTCGCCGAGGCCGATGCCCGCGCGCTGGCGGCGGCGCCGGCCCGGCAGGTCGGCGTCGTGACGGTCAACGGCACGGGCGGGTGA
- a CDS encoding IS701 family transposase produces the protein MAVCPSVDPDRWRQEFKALGARIDGRFARVESRRRARSFLRGLMAGLPRVNCWALAEHAGDASPGGMQHFLAAAVWDDDGLRADLRDYVVEQLGDPDAVLVIDETGDLKKGTMTVGVQRQYTGTAGRIENAQVAVYLTYAAPAGHAFLDNALYLPVSWTSDPQRCAAAGVPDSVTFATKPTLARQMIAKALDVGVPARWVTGDEVYGNDPALRATLARRGLGYVLAVARSHQIDTKAGRRRAIDLAVTLPTHAWTRISAGQGAKGQRLYDWAFIATSDQDLPGSHHLLIRRNIHTGEYAFYRTHSPSPVPLATYVQVAGIRWTVEDDFQNSKELAALDEHQVRRWTSWHRWTLLAMLAYAFLAVTTARAHDTQSADELIPLTVNEVRHLFVCLAFPRPEPAAGFVLAWSWWRRRHQARAQASHYQRQAAALQLN, from the coding sequence GTGGCCGTGTGCCCCAGCGTAGACCCCGACCGATGGCGGCAGGAGTTCAAGGCCCTCGGTGCTCGGATCGATGGTCGTTTCGCTCGTGTCGAGTCACGCAGGCGGGCGCGGTCGTTCCTGCGGGGTCTGATGGCTGGGCTGCCGCGGGTGAACTGCTGGGCGCTCGCCGAGCATGCCGGAGATGCCTCGCCGGGCGGGATGCAGCACTTCCTGGCCGCCGCGGTGTGGGACGACGACGGTCTACGCGCCGACCTGCGTGACTACGTCGTCGAACAGCTCGGTGATCCCGACGCTGTTCTCGTCATCGACGAGACCGGGGATCTGAAGAAGGGAACGATGACCGTCGGTGTCCAGCGTCAGTACACCGGCACCGCGGGGCGCATCGAGAATGCGCAGGTCGCGGTCTACCTGACCTACGCGGCCCCGGCCGGGCATGCCTTCCTCGACAACGCCCTGTACCTGCCGGTGTCGTGGACATCGGACCCGCAGCGGTGCGCAGCCGCAGGCGTGCCCGACAGCGTCACGTTCGCAACCAAGCCCACCCTCGCCCGACAGATGATCGCAAAAGCGCTCGACGTCGGAGTCCCGGCCCGCTGGGTCACCGGCGACGAGGTCTACGGCAACGACCCGGCGCTACGCGCCACGCTCGCCCGCCGCGGCCTGGGCTATGTCCTCGCCGTCGCCAGGTCCCACCAGATCGACACGAAAGCCGGCAGACGCAGGGCGATCGACCTCGCAGTCACCCTGCCCACCCATGCCTGGACCCGCATCTCCGCCGGTCAGGGCGCCAAAGGCCAGCGGCTCTACGACTGGGCGTTCATCGCCACCAGCGACCAGGACCTCCCTGGCTCCCACCATCTCCTGATCCGCCGCAACATCCACACCGGCGAGTACGCGTTCTACCGCACCCACAGCCCCAGCCCGGTCCCGCTGGCGACCTACGTCCAGGTCGCGGGCATCCGCTGGACCGTCGAGGACGACTTCCAGAACAGCAAGGAACTCGCCGCTCTCGACGAACACCAGGTCCGCCGCTGGACCTCCTGGCACCGCTGGACCCTGCTCGCGATGCTCGCCTACGCCTTCCTCGCCGTGACCACCGCCCGAGCCCACGACACCCAGTCGGCCGACGAACTGATCCCGTTGACAGTCAACGAGGTCCGCCACCTGTTCGTCTGCCTCGCGTTCCCCCGGCCGGAGCCCGCCGCCGGCTTCGTCCTGGCCTGGTCCTGGTGGCGGCGTCGCCACCAAGCACGCGCTCAAGCCAGCCACTACCAGCGCCAGGCCGCAGCACTCCAACTCAATTGA